The following proteins come from a genomic window of Paenibacillus spongiae:
- a CDS encoding ABC transporter permease has product MRIIVYLLLKMWQNRWFTLTTLLGLTVAAAFAMSIPMYADGTLKRLVAKSLQEETKGLPAASLYIKYQSGGMEGTDLDGLGEADRWITGELPGRIGFPAEAFSNRLSLPASTVRSAQTGAGSASSRLVRMELAAQSGMTDRIELTEGKLPRDSNQGEAIEVLVLNETLARYGWRIGDTFYYDAKNADGQSNRLTVRITGTYKLKDETDLNWAINGKDKLADTLLVSHKSMTDTLLREKQLVLDSAEWFYAFDLGDIRISDLGPLTGELQRLEINLHRMLENTKVNLTFIDMLHEFNRQSVLLQAMLFALAAPVLAMVLYFITLNAKQALDRQRSDISVLHSRGASPRQITWLYMIEAALLGGAALLIGLVLAWLMAKMIGSSSGFLSFVGRKSIPVGWNKAVWLFGGTAALLAVIATTAPIRAYAEASIVKHTQRRARSGGSPLWQRMYVDVALLVAVAAGWYLLDTGQISSVAQSGGTAQIQPVIFVFPALFLFAAALLCLRLFPLMLRVWNAFMKNRMPVTLYITLTQLSRSAATFYPLMILLILTIGLGVYNSSAARTMDVNASDRTNYQYGSDVVLKAAWEGVQDENDENKIYYTEPSFQAYSQLSGVEAAARVLKATGKAEVGGKQAGNGQVVGIDNAEFAKAAWFRKDLYPYHPYEYLNALGQAEQAVLISAGFAQQYGLKEGDPLRLTIGYDKAAVELVVVGIVPYWPSQYPDESPFFVVNLDYLYQQMEKIPYEVWLKMKDGAKLAPVLETLAGRGIEVAQAEDARGELIERRNHPAQGGVFGILSLGFLISLLVSLLGYLIFWFFTLSRRVVQFGILRAMGLSRGQLTRMLLLEQLFTTGLSVAAGMGLGTMASRLFLPFLQDGTLEGTRQVPPFRIVFEAEDTLKLYAAIGVMLAAGACLLILQLRRLRISQAVKLGEER; this is encoded by the coding sequence ATGCGGATCATCGTCTATCTTCTCCTGAAAATGTGGCAAAACCGCTGGTTTACGCTCACAACGCTGCTTGGTTTGACTGTGGCGGCGGCGTTCGCGATGAGCATACCGATGTATGCCGACGGCACGTTGAAGCGGCTTGTTGCGAAGTCTCTTCAGGAAGAGACGAAAGGACTGCCTGCAGCATCTCTCTATATCAAATATCAATCGGGAGGGATGGAAGGCACCGACTTGGACGGGCTGGGAGAGGCGGACCGCTGGATCACCGGGGAACTCCCCGGACGTATCGGATTTCCGGCTGAAGCCTTCTCAAACCGTCTCAGCCTCCCCGCTTCAACGGTACGATCTGCGCAAACAGGCGCAGGCAGCGCTTCGAGCCGTTTAGTTCGCATGGAGCTCGCCGCGCAGAGCGGCATGACGGATCGGATCGAACTGACGGAAGGGAAGCTGCCCCGGGATAGTAATCAAGGAGAAGCCATCGAAGTTCTTGTGCTGAACGAGACGCTGGCCCGGTACGGCTGGAGGATCGGCGATACGTTCTACTATGACGCCAAGAATGCGGACGGGCAGAGCAATAGGCTGACCGTGCGTATTACCGGCACGTATAAATTAAAAGACGAGACGGATCTGAACTGGGCGATCAACGGAAAAGATAAATTGGCCGATACCTTGCTCGTCAGCCACAAGTCGATGACCGATACGTTGCTCCGGGAAAAGCAACTGGTATTGGATTCGGCTGAATGGTTCTACGCATTCGATTTAGGAGACATTCGAATCAGCGATCTTGGCCCTCTCACTGGGGAGCTGCAGCGGCTCGAGATCAATCTGCACCGTATGCTGGAGAATACGAAGGTCAATTTGACGTTTATCGATATGCTGCATGAATTCAATCGCCAGAGCGTCCTGCTGCAGGCAATGCTGTTCGCCCTTGCTGCACCGGTGCTCGCGATGGTGCTGTATTTCATCACCCTTAACGCGAAGCAAGCGCTGGATCGCCAGAGAAGCGATATCTCGGTGCTGCATAGCCGGGGTGCCAGTCCGAGGCAGATCACATGGCTCTATATGATCGAAGCCGCGCTGCTTGGTGGAGCCGCTCTGCTGATCGGTCTTGTTCTGGCCTGGTTGATGGCCAAAATGATCGGATCCTCCAGCGGATTCCTCTCCTTCGTCGGCCGCAAATCGATTCCGGTCGGGTGGAATAAAGCGGTCTGGTTGTTCGGAGGCACCGCAGCTCTGCTCGCTGTGATCGCCACGACGGCGCCAATTCGCGCCTATGCCGAAGCGTCGATCGTCAAGCATACCCAGCGGCGTGCGAGAAGCGGAGGATCTCCGCTTTGGCAGCGAATGTATGTGGATGTCGCTCTGTTGGTTGCCGTCGCAGCCGGATGGTATCTGCTGGATACCGGCCAAATCTCGTCGGTTGCCCAAAGTGGGGGAACAGCGCAAATTCAACCGGTCATCTTCGTCTTCCCGGCGTTGTTCCTGTTCGCCGCGGCATTGCTATGCCTCCGGTTGTTTCCGCTGATGCTCCGTGTCTGGAATGCGTTCATGAAGAATCGTATGCCGGTAACGCTGTATATTACGTTGACGCAGCTGTCCAGGTCGGCCGCCACTTTTTACCCGCTCATGATTTTATTGATTCTTACGATCGGGCTTGGCGTCTATAATTCATCGGCTGCACGAACGATGGATGTGAATGCATCGGACCGCACGAATTATCAATATGGCAGCGACGTTGTTCTGAAGGCGGCCTGGGAAGGCGTTCAAGATGAGAATGATGAGAACAAAATCTATTATACCGAACCTTCCTTCCAAGCCTACTCGCAATTAAGTGGGGTAGAGGCGGCTGCCCGGGTCTTGAAGGCGACGGGAAAAGCGGAGGTCGGCGGCAAGCAAGCCGGCAATGGGCAGGTCGTCGGTATCGACAATGCCGAATTCGCCAAGGCGGCCTGGTTTCGCAAGGATCTGTATCCGTATCACCCCTATGAGTATCTGAATGCGCTTGGACAAGCGGAGCAAGCCGTCCTGATCTCTGCCGGATTCGCGCAGCAATATGGCTTGAAGGAAGGCGACCCGCTCCGATTAACGATTGGTTATGACAAAGCGGCGGTGGAATTAGTAGTCGTTGGAATTGTGCCCTATTGGCCGAGCCAATACCCGGACGAGTCGCCTTTCTTCGTGGTCAATCTGGACTATCTGTATCAGCAGATGGAGAAGATTCCGTATGAAGTATGGTTGAAGATGAAAGACGGCGCGAAGCTAGCGCCCGTATTGGAGACACTGGCGGGGCGCGGCATTGAAGTCGCTCAAGCGGAAGATGCCCGCGGCGAGCTGATCGAGCGGCGCAATCATCCGGCACAAGGCGGCGTCTTCGGCATTCTGAGTCTCGGGTTTCTCATATCGTTGCTTGTTTCCCTGCTGGGTTATTTGATTTTCTGGTTCTTCACCTTGTCGCGCCGGGTTGTCCAGTTCGGCATCTTGAGAGCTATGGGACTCTCCCGCGGCCAATTAACCCGGATGCTGCTGCTCGAACAGCTGTTCACGACAGGCCTGTCGGTCGCAGCGGGAATGGGGCTCGGCACGATGGCGAGCCGTTTGTTTCTGCCGTTCCTGCAGGACGGAACGCTGGAAGGGACGAGGCAGGTGCCGCCGTTTCGCATTGTGTTCGAGGCGGAGGATACGCTGAAGCTGTACGCGGCCATCGGCGTTATGCTCGCCGCCGGCGCCTGCCTGCTCATCCTGCAGCTTCGGCGTCTGCGCATTTCGCAGGCCGTTAAGCTTGGCGAAGAACGATAG
- a CDS encoding efflux RND transporter periplasmic adaptor subunit produces MLSIKWPMAASLRNRRMGSACRLLAAAASISILAGCSLLPQEEELEKLPAIQIPKISQKPEYSVKRGTLELKVSGSGKLMSEREEILYFTEDNQRITDVYVKAGDKVKKGQVLAELDTGNMKNQILRKEIELEKTGLDLKELLREASGDNEILLRKQELEYKLQKEELAELQSALADSKLTAPYDGTIVSFTAEKGDMTKSYEKVGQIADMDALVVAVQFSSGDLKHIAPGMETVVGINTAGDHMGKVRRLPVSGSQQEEDSLDSYALIDLKKLPESVQHGTPLSASVIIERQENALYIPSAALRKQNGRHYVLVSNADGSKGEVDVEIGVQTVTDVEIIKGLKEGQKVVGK; encoded by the coding sequence ATGTTGTCTATCAAATGGCCGATGGCCGCATCGTTACGGAATAGAAGGATGGGATCGGCATGCCGGCTGCTGGCTGCGGCGGCGAGCATATCCATCCTCGCAGGCTGTTCCCTGCTTCCGCAGGAGGAAGAATTGGAGAAGCTGCCTGCGATTCAAATCCCGAAGATATCGCAGAAGCCGGAATATTCGGTTAAGCGCGGAACCCTTGAGCTGAAAGTGAGCGGATCCGGCAAGCTGATGTCCGAGCGGGAGGAGATTCTCTATTTTACGGAAGACAATCAACGAATTACGGATGTTTACGTGAAGGCCGGGGACAAGGTGAAGAAGGGTCAGGTGCTGGCCGAGCTCGATACGGGCAATATGAAAAATCAAATCCTTCGTAAAGAGATCGAGCTGGAGAAGACCGGGCTGGATTTGAAGGAATTGCTGCGAGAAGCGTCCGGAGACAATGAAATTCTGCTCCGCAAGCAAGAGCTCGAATACAAATTGCAGAAGGAAGAACTGGCTGAATTGCAAAGTGCGCTCGCCGATTCGAAATTGACGGCTCCCTATGACGGTACGATTGTCAGTTTTACAGCCGAGAAAGGCGATATGACGAAGTCGTACGAGAAGGTCGGCCAAATCGCGGATATGGACGCTCTCGTCGTTGCGGTCCAATTCAGCTCGGGCGATCTAAAGCATATTGCCCCGGGGATGGAAACGGTAGTCGGGATCAACACGGCCGGCGACCATATGGGAAAGGTAAGAAGACTGCCTGTAAGCGGAAGCCAGCAGGAGGAAGACTCGTTAGATTCATATGCCCTGATCGATCTGAAGAAGCTGCCCGAGAGCGTCCAGCACGGTACGCCGTTATCCGCTTCCGTCATCATCGAACGACAGGAGAATGCGTTGTATATTCCAAGCGCAGCCCTTCGGAAGCAGAATGGCCGCCATTACGTGCTTGTATCCAATGCCGATGGCAGCAAGGGCGAGGTGGACGTAGAAATCGGCGTACAAACGGTCACGGATGTGGAAATCATTAAAGGGCTTAAGGAAGGCCAGAAGGTCGTGGGGAAATAA
- a CDS encoding ABC transporter ATP-binding protein — protein sequence MAERTEMPCHEVRNVHRSFWTGGQRVDVLRGIEMSVASGALTMLRGRSGSGKTTLLNLMGGLDRPSAGEVMFKNRAIHQWSDRRLTVMRRQEIGYIFQTFALMPLLTAWENVELSLRMAGISRTQWKDRVARCLELVGLTKRIHHRPFELSGGEQQRVAIAKAIAHRPLLLLADEPTAELDSHMASHIIAIFRDIVEAEGIAICMTTHDSTLWGAADVVYQMADGRIVTE from the coding sequence ATGGCTGAGAGGACGGAGATGCCATGCCATGAAGTGCGAAACGTGCACAGAAGCTTCTGGACCGGCGGTCAGCGGGTCGATGTATTGAGAGGGATCGAGATGTCGGTTGCATCCGGCGCCCTTACGATGCTCCGGGGACGTTCAGGCTCAGGGAAGACAACGCTCCTTAACTTGATGGGAGGTCTCGACCGGCCATCGGCGGGTGAAGTGATGTTTAAGAATCGCGCGATCCATCAATGGAGTGACAGACGGCTGACTGTCATGCGGCGGCAGGAGATCGGGTATATCTTCCAAACCTTCGCCCTGATGCCGCTGCTAACAGCCTGGGAGAATGTTGAGCTTAGCTTGCGGATGGCAGGTATTTCACGGACACAATGGAAGGACAGGGTGGCCCGGTGTCTGGAATTGGTGGGCTTGACGAAGCGGATACACCATCGCCCGTTCGAGCTGTCAGGCGGCGAACAGCAGCGTGTGGCGATTGCCAAAGCGATCGCTCACCGGCCTCTGCTCCTGCTGGCAGACGAGCCGACGGCAGAGCTTGATTCGCACATGGCGTCGCATATTATCGCGATATTTCGGGATATCGTGGAGGCAGAAGGAATTGCGATCTGCATGACCACACATGATTCTACTTTATGGGGGGCGGCAGATGTTGTCTATCAAATGGCCGATGGCCGCATCGTTACGGAATAG
- a CDS encoding ABC transporter substrate-binding protein, giving the protein MRKNWMRNVGLLTCAFVFAAVMSACTTQGGKEGAEISGLDREDKGSLKVAYFNEEAFFMQYGNAFQAMYPNIQLEVVSTESVFNAEDPVSEMEKLLKEQQPDALYLTEEQYAEFAKKGLLYDLDAVVKQDQFDLDSFQPSVIELLKARGGGKLYGLSPSFSSQVLYYNKDLFDQYGIPYPTDGMSWDEVMQLAERFPVKKDGDDALFGLFQSSQTVDPFELIRTIGEAKGLIYADADAGTVSIESPEWKAIFQSVIDGYKSGSISMPAADSGNMGGAVMMRSMGGKGTIRIGGDSMRFMSGQAAMTIDGPMIMNLLGMNTKMGAQGAVKADSGSSSAMKTLESPFKEINWDVVTLPVDPSQPDVAGSLSLDSVFSINASSESLPAAWEFVKYANGEQLAKTGSKSSPSLSSRTAFKKTEEGKNIDAFYALQANTQLLLRTLPEGFTDSFAELASGQIKKAVEGAQTVDDALKAIQTGGQDLLTKAKVEAGQE; this is encoded by the coding sequence GTGAGGAAGAATTGGATGAGGAACGTAGGGCTGCTGACATGCGCCTTCGTATTCGCGGCTGTCATGTCGGCATGTACGACGCAAGGAGGCAAAGAGGGAGCGGAAATAAGCGGCTTGGACAGGGAGGACAAGGGATCGCTGAAGGTTGCCTATTTTAACGAAGAAGCCTTCTTTATGCAGTATGGCAATGCATTTCAGGCGATGTATCCCAATATCCAGCTGGAAGTTGTCTCGACCGAATCCGTATTCAATGCTGAGGACCCGGTATCCGAAATGGAAAAGCTTCTCAAGGAACAACAGCCGGATGCGCTGTATTTAACGGAAGAGCAGTATGCCGAGTTTGCAAAGAAGGGACTATTATATGATCTGGACGCCGTCGTCAAACAGGATCAGTTCGACCTGGACAGCTTCCAGCCTTCCGTCATCGAGCTGCTCAAAGCACGGGGAGGGGGCAAGTTATACGGGCTGAGTCCGAGCTTCTCCAGTCAAGTGCTCTATTATAACAAAGATTTGTTCGACCAATACGGCATTCCTTATCCTACGGACGGCATGAGCTGGGATGAGGTCATGCAGCTGGCTGAGCGCTTCCCCGTCAAGAAAGACGGAGACGATGCCTTGTTCGGCTTGTTCCAGTCCTCCCAGACAGTGGATCCGTTCGAGCTGATCCGCACGATCGGCGAAGCGAAAGGGCTGATCTATGCGGATGCGGATGCCGGAACCGTGTCCATCGAATCGCCGGAGTGGAAGGCGATCTTCCAGTCGGTCATCGACGGTTATAAATCGGGCAGCATCTCGATGCCGGCAGCCGACAGCGGAAACATGGGAGGAGCCGTCATGATGCGCAGCATGGGAGGCAAAGGAACGATTCGAATCGGCGGAGACTCGATGCGCTTCATGTCCGGTCAGGCTGCGATGACTATCGACGGACCGATGATTATGAACCTCCTGGGCATGAATACGAAGATGGGCGCGCAAGGCGCGGTCAAGGCGGATAGCGGCTCCAGCTCCGCGATGAAGACGCTTGAGAGCCCATTCAAAGAGATTAATTGGGATGTCGTAACGCTTCCTGTCGATCCTTCCCAGCCTGACGTTGCGGGGAGTCTAAGCCTGGACAGCGTGTTCTCGATCAACGCGTCCTCCGAGAGCTTGCCCGCCGCGTGGGAGTTCGTGAAGTACGCCAATGGAGAGCAGCTGGCCAAGACAGGCTCGAAGTCATCCCCTTCGTTATCGTCGCGAACCGCATTCAAGAAAACGGAAGAGGGGAAAAACATCGACGCTTTCTATGCGCTGCAAGCCAATACGCAGCTTCTGCTCCGGACGCTGCCCGAAGGATTCACCGATTCATTCGCCGAGCTGGCATCCGGCCAGATCAAAAAGGCGGTGGAAGGAGCGCAAACCGTGGACGATGCCCTTAAGGCGATCCAAACTGGGGGGCAGGATCTCCTGACTAAAGCGAAAGTGGAAGCGGGACAAGAGTAA
- a CDS encoding sensor histidine kinase: protein MFNRIRVQLTIRNAAVLCVILVTLNLSIFFIMKKMLFAQIDLSITRFRDQMAVSVPDMSATAGTSNMKSVIYRVDQMDRPIIQLFWTKDNQIVPMLSSREFSDEHLEQLLPKRFGSSPETVKVNNQYFRVLNVDSPGISAVNVDGTSYKITTQQLLSNVSAEIDMLLQLRNILLFGGSIGLFAAVAAGFYLANRSLIPIRRSLEKQQQFVSDASHELRTPLAVIQAHTELLLRHPDHTIEQDSKHISNVLQEARRMSKLVGGLLTLARTDSNQLELERKPVQFDRIVQESVNKMQMLAEVKDIILHTEIDSPIPMEADEERLHQLLVTVLDNAVKYTPEGGVVRIICNKLAHSVQLEVEDTGVGIAPDDLPHVFDRFYRGDKARTRQEGGTGLGLAIAKWIVERHGGRIRLESKPLIGTRVYISLPL from the coding sequence ATGTTCAATCGTATCCGAGTACAGCTGACGATCCGTAATGCTGCGGTTCTGTGCGTCATTCTGGTCACGTTAAACCTGTCCATATTTTTTATTATGAAGAAGATGCTGTTCGCCCAAATCGATCTATCCATCACGCGCTTCAGAGATCAAATGGCCGTGTCCGTTCCTGACATGTCGGCGACCGCGGGAACATCCAATATGAAAAGCGTCATCTACCGCGTCGACCAGATGGATCGCCCGATTATCCAGTTGTTCTGGACAAAGGATAATCAGATCGTTCCGATGTTGAGCAGCAGGGAGTTTAGCGATGAGCATCTGGAGCAGCTCCTGCCGAAACGGTTCGGGTCATCGCCGGAGACGGTAAAGGTAAACAACCAATATTTCCGGGTGCTGAATGTAGATAGCCCTGGCATTTCGGCGGTGAACGTCGATGGAACCTCCTATAAGATCACGACGCAGCAGCTGCTCAGCAACGTTTCCGCTGAGATTGACATGCTCCTTCAGCTGCGCAACATTCTGTTGTTCGGCGGCAGCATCGGGCTGTTTGCCGCGGTAGCAGCCGGATTTTACTTGGCGAATCGTTCTCTTATTCCGATCCGCCGCTCGCTGGAGAAGCAGCAGCAGTTCGTATCGGACGCCTCCCATGAACTGCGGACGCCGCTTGCCGTCATCCAGGCGCACACGGAGCTTCTGCTGCGGCATCCCGATCATACGATCGAGCAGGACAGCAAGCATATTTCCAATGTTCTGCAGGAAGCCCGGCGAATGAGCAAGCTGGTCGGGGGGCTGCTGACGTTGGCCAGAACCGATTCGAACCAGCTTGAGCTGGAGCGCAAGCCGGTTCAATTCGACCGGATTGTTCAGGAAAGCGTGAACAAGATGCAGATGCTGGCCGAGGTGAAGGACATTATTCTACATACCGAAATCGACTCGCCTATTCCGATGGAAGCCGATGAGGAGCGACTGCACCAGCTGCTTGTGACCGTGCTCGACAATGCGGTCAAATATACGCCGGAAGGCGGCGTTGTCCGCATTATTTGCAATAAATTGGCCCACTCTGTACAGCTCGAGGTGGAGGATACCGGAGTCGGTATCGCGCCCGACGATTTGCCGCATGTCTTCGACCGGTTCTACCGCGGCGACAAGGCCCGGACGCGGCAGGAAGGCGGAACCGGATTGGGCCTTGCCATCGCCAAATGGATCGTGGAGCGGCATGGAGGCCGGATTCGGCTAGAAAGCAAGCCGCTGATCGGAACCCGTGTTTATATTTCATTGCCGCTATAA
- a CDS encoding response regulator transcription factor gives MRILVIEDDRPLLDAVTTLLKEEAYQVDEADNGPDGLYLAQQRIHDLIVLDVMLPGMSGLSVLSELRSQGVSMPVLLLTARDSVEDRVQGLDGGADDYLVKPFATPELLARIRVLLRRFSLGAPDGELHYGQLTVKCPFMEGYADGVPLKLTLKEYELMEYFLLNREQILTKNQLLDRVWGIDSEAGLGVVDVYVHYLRKKLAPSGCDRFIHTIRGVGYMLKEKS, from the coding sequence TTGAGAATTTTAGTGATCGAAGATGACCGTCCGCTGCTGGATGCCGTGACGACGCTGCTTAAGGAAGAAGCGTACCAGGTCGATGAGGCGGACAATGGCCCGGACGGTTTGTATTTGGCGCAGCAGCGTATCCATGATTTGATCGTACTGGACGTGATGCTTCCCGGCATGAGCGGCTTGTCCGTTCTGAGTGAGCTAAGGTCGCAGGGGGTATCGATGCCCGTCCTGCTGCTTACGGCGCGCGACAGCGTAGAGGATCGCGTGCAGGGGCTGGACGGCGGCGCAGACGATTATCTGGTCAAGCCGTTTGCGACGCCTGAGCTGCTGGCACGCATCAGAGTATTGCTGCGCCGGTTTTCTCTCGGGGCGCCGGACGGCGAGCTCCACTACGGACAGCTTACCGTAAAGTGTCCATTCATGGAGGGCTATGCGGACGGAGTGCCTTTGAAGCTTACATTAAAAGAATATGAGCTGATGGAGTACTTTCTGCTCAATCGGGAGCAGATTCTGACGAAAAATCAGCTGCTTGACCGGGTATGGGGAATCGACTCGGAAGCAGGCTTGGGGGTCGTCGACGTCTATGTCCATTATTTGCGCAAGAAATTGGCCCCTTCCGGATGCGACCGTTTTATCCATACGATTCGCGGAGTCGGTTACATGTTAAAGGAGAAAAGCTGA
- a CDS encoding 5'-3' exonuclease, which yields MALLFRAFYGTSYTGYIRKTKAGLPTNAVYGFIQYFFDAIETFKPTHVICCWDMGSSTFRNESYPEYKQNRMEAPLELIPQFDLVKEVVTEMGVPNVGLAGYEADDCIGTLSAQLGTDADVYILTGDHDMLQLINERVKVVIMKKGRSNYAVYDLETLLSEKQLTPLQVIDMKGFMGDTADNYPGVKGIGEKTALKLLLEYKSIEGCLECLDQLPKSVKAKISANLDMLHLSRDLARIRLDVPIACSLSECLWDLQREAAARKFEELEFGSLVKVLGEIEEEIDLFTLTVNEAAASREET from the coding sequence ATGGCCCTATTGTTCCGTGCCTTCTATGGAACATCCTATACGGGTTATATCCGCAAAACGAAAGCAGGACTGCCTACTAACGCCGTTTACGGCTTCATTCAATACTTCTTCGATGCCATCGAGACGTTTAAACCTACCCATGTGATCTGCTGCTGGGATATGGGAAGCAGCACGTTCCGCAACGAAAGCTATCCGGAGTATAAACAAAATCGCATGGAAGCGCCTCTGGAGCTCATTCCCCAGTTCGATCTGGTGAAAGAGGTCGTAACCGAGATGGGCGTGCCCAATGTCGGATTAGCGGGCTATGAAGCGGATGACTGCATAGGAACCCTATCCGCGCAGCTGGGGACAGATGCGGATGTCTACATCCTGACAGGCGATCATGATATGCTGCAGCTCATTAACGAGCGGGTCAAGGTCGTTATTATGAAGAAAGGCCGGTCCAATTACGCGGTCTATGATTTGGAAACGCTGCTGTCCGAGAAGCAGTTAACGCCGCTCCAGGTCATCGATATGAAGGGATTCATGGGCGACACCGCGGATAACTATCCGGGCGTCAAAGGAATCGGCGAAAAAACGGCGCTCAAACTGCTTCTGGAGTATAAATCCATAGAGGGCTGCCTGGAATGTCTGGACCAGCTTCCCAAGAGCGTGAAGGCCAAGATATCGGCGAACCTGGATATGCTCCATCTATCGCGCGATCTTGCGCGAATCCGGCTTGACGTGCCTATCGCGTGCAGCCTGTCAGAATGTCTATGGGATCTGCAGCGAGAAGCAGCGGCAAGGAAGTTTGAAGAGCTCGAATTCGGCAGTTTAGTCAAGGTGCTAGGTGAAATAGAAGAAGAGATCGATCTGTTCACGCTAACCGTGAATGAAGCAGCGGCTTCGAGAGAGGAAACGTAA
- a CDS encoding aminotransferase class I/II-fold pyridoxal phosphate-dependent enzyme, giving the protein MTKQWRADRLGRLGSSIFAEVDDWKREARQGGLEVIDLSIGSPDAPPSDTIRRTLAEAALRPDSYAYPGSKGSPAFLHKAAEWLACRFGVQVDPEQELLSLMGSQDGLGHLALALCNPGDIALIPDPGYPVYAAGLAVADVEPYFMPLKAENRFLPDFSRIPEEVWQRAKFMLLNYPSNPVSAVADLAFFQEAVAVAKRHGVLIVHDLAYSEMAFDGCRPPSILQVQGAMETAVEFHSLSKSFNMAGSRIGFLAGNRDAISALRELKANIDYGIFIPVQEAAIAALDEDIRGVNEPVAALYQQRRDILLQALKAEGWDIPVPKATMFVWAPLPVMGWELSEGWSSRRISREMLIRKGVAVIPGDAFGQEGEGYVRIALVKDEKLLMEAARRIGQFIRGQ; this is encoded by the coding sequence ATGACGAAACAATGGCGGGCCGATCGGCTTGGACGGCTGGGCTCGTCTATTTTTGCAGAAGTGGACGATTGGAAGCGGGAAGCGCGCCAGGGCGGGCTGGAGGTCATCGACCTAAGCATCGGAAGCCCGGATGCGCCGCCATCCGACACGATTCGCAGAACGCTTGCCGAAGCGGCGCTGCGGCCGGATTCATATGCTTACCCGGGCTCGAAAGGGAGCCCGGCTTTTCTTCATAAAGCGGCCGAATGGCTGGCTTGCCGGTTTGGCGTGCAGGTGGATCCGGAGCAGGAGTTATTGTCGCTTATGGGATCGCAGGATGGTCTGGGCCATTTGGCGTTAGCGCTCTGTAATCCGGGGGATATCGCGCTCATTCCGGATCCGGGCTACCCGGTCTACGCTGCCGGCTTGGCGGTTGCGGACGTAGAGCCATACTTCATGCCGCTGAAAGCGGAGAACCGGTTCCTGCCTGACTTTAGCCGGATTCCCGAAGAAGTGTGGCAGCGAGCGAAATTTATGCTGTTGAACTATCCCAGCAATCCCGTATCGGCTGTCGCAGATCTCGCCTTCTTCCAAGAAGCGGTCGCGGTCGCGAAACGGCACGGCGTGCTGATCGTTCACGACTTGGCCTATTCGGAGATGGCATTCGACGGATGCCGACCGCCGAGCATTCTTCAGGTGCAGGGAGCCATGGAGACTGCAGTGGAATTTCATTCGCTCTCCAAGAGCTTCAATATGGCCGGCAGCAGGATCGGTTTCCTCGCCGGCAATCGGGATGCTATAAGCGCGTTGAGAGAGCTGAAGGCCAATATCGACTACGGAATCTTCATCCCTGTTCAAGAGGCCGCAATTGCGGCACTCGATGAGGATATACGGGGCGTGAATGAGCCGGTAGCCGCACTGTACCAGCAGCGGAGGGATATCCTGCTGCAGGCGCTGAAGGCCGAAGGCTGGGACATTCCGGTTCCGAAGGCGACCATGTTTGTCTGGGCGCCGCTTCCCGTTATGGGATGGGAACTGTCGGAAGGTTGGAGTTCCCGTCGAATTTCCCGGGAAATGTTAATTCGCAAGGGCGTTGCGGTTATTCCAGGCGATGCGTTCGGTCAGGAGGGCGAAGGCTACGTGCGGATCGCTCTGGTGAAGGATGAGAAGCTGCTTATGGAAGCGGCCAGACGGATCGGCCAGTTTATCCGCGGGCAGTAG
- a CDS encoding arsenate reductase family protein has protein sequence MKKSNRLTVYEYPRCGTCRSASKWLKAKGYEIEAHNIFETAPPAETIEELIAKSGLDIKKFFNTSGEVYKELGLKDKLAGMSHREKVELLASNGRLIRRPIVVDGDRITVGFKEDEYDRVWD, from the coding sequence ATGAAGAAGTCAAACCGATTGACGGTATACGAATATCCGCGCTGCGGAACCTGCCGCAGCGCAAGCAAATGGCTGAAAGCCAAAGGCTATGAGATCGAAGCGCATAACATATTTGAAACGGCTCCCCCTGCCGAGACGATTGAAGAGCTCATTGCGAAGAGCGGGCTGGATATTAAGAAGTTTTTCAATACGTCCGGCGAGGTCTATAAGGAATTGGGGCTAAAGGACAAGCTTGCCGGAATGAGCCACAGGGAGAAGGTGGAGCTGCTGGCTTCGAATGGCCGCTTAATTAGGCGGCCGATCGTCGTAGATGGCGACCGAATTACCGTTGGCTTCAAAGAAGACGAATATGACCGGGTATGGGACTAG